A portion of the Juglans microcarpa x Juglans regia isolate MS1-56 chromosome 1D, Jm3101_v1.0, whole genome shotgun sequence genome contains these proteins:
- the LOC121242494 gene encoding uncharacterized protein LOC121242494 isoform X1, whose translation MISLGNYANGTGGVSAMDVDPFLAFIDYARSVLSPADDDSDPNGNCSGPGWSWIASRILKTCVAYSSGVTAAILLSDLSQAWNEQCRAGAPKKRPECINQLKKNHRRTKLPNTVSIDTIYDRNFLSLSSVLEAVIVDAFSLPGTNIYMLTLGDFRSSNTIDLYLHRRYYDLVDPQNGILKKGREILLTGCYLRTAAEGSGCPRLLPTEYLVILLDEEEDDDAMLLGAQFCSDTFSSISPDAVKKGVSFSLLARIESIGSLEFQGRFGSLQRKQITLVDNDGVKLKFVLWGEQVLLANLFSVSSMLALDRPFISNSIESTVETSDDFCLEYGSATQLYLVPSIQHEEQVCVALTQNQYQGPRLLNTLDPSQDPKVSQVSLPCDSRGSIDFSSYPFRSFVIDLHDKMTGISLYGVVTDIIKEKHAAEALFSLRIEDTTGAIWVMLHFAKFWSLGRLNFGHTVYISGLTCSMTKQNRLEALWFENDIRSSFFILSCLPALINSSCLHKVSNLCDLSSQTNSTQICRVWLDQIAHCHVKMSHSLCGHFVTKTPSGILECNLCRYSCDTEVMRTFHLKITLADESAKVFAWCTGQTAAELLQISADEFHELPEEEQVMYPSSLENERFVVALVNCKRQGYAIGDGCRILENDGVSWEITRAFKCE comes from the exons ATGATTTCTCTTGGAAACTATGCTAATGGCACTGGCGGTGTCTCAGCTATGGACGTTGATCCGTTTCTCGCGTTCATCGATTATGCGAGGTCTGTGCTCTCTCCCGCAGACGATGATTCGGATCCTAATGGAAACTGCAGTGGCCCCGGGTGGAGCTGGATCGCTTCTCGGATTCTCAAGACTTGCGTTGCCTACTCGAGCGGTGTCACCGCTGCGATTCtgctctctgatctctctcag GCTTGGAACGAGCAATGTAGGGCTGGAGCCCCAAAGAAAAGGCCGGAATGTATAAATCAATTGAAAAAGAACCATAGGAGAACAAAGCTTCCAAACACGGTTTCGATTGACACTATATATGACAGAAACTTCCTTTCCTTGAGTAGCGTCTTGGAAGCTGTTATTGTCGATGCCTTTTCTCTCCCAG GTACAAACATCTACATGCTTACTTTGGGGGATTTTCGAAGCTCCAACACCATAGACCTTTATCTCCACCGCAG ATACTATGATTTGGTGGATCCTCAGAATGGAATTCTGAAGAAAGGGAGGGAGATTTTACTCACTGGATGTTATCTTCGTACAGCTGCCGAAGGATCTGGGTGTCCAAGACTTTTGCCTACAGAGTATTTGGTGATATTGTTAGATGAG GAGGAAGATGACGATGCAATGCTGCTAGGAGCTCAGTTTTGTTCAGATACTTTCTCTTCCATTTCTCCTGATGCGGTAAAAAAAGGGGTTTCCTTTTCATTGCTTGCTAG GATTGAGTCTATTGGGTCATTGGAATTTCAGGGAAGGTTTGGTAGCCTACAGAGGAAACAAATTACACTTGTTGATAATGATGGTGTCAAGTTAAAGTTTGTCTTGTGGGGTGAACAGGTTCTCCTTGCTAACCTTTTCAG TGTCTCAAGTATGCTTGCGCTGGATAGACCTTTTATTTCAAATTCCATAGAGAGTACAGTTGAAACAAGTGATGATTTTTGCCTTGAATACGGTAGTGCGACACAATTATATTTGGTTCCTTCCATTCAACATGAGGAGCAA GTATGTGTAGCAttgacacaaaatcaatatcAAGGACCAAGGCTACTGAATACATTGGATCCTAGTCAGGATCCTAAAGTTTCACAAGTTTCCCTACCCTGTGATTCACGGGGTTCGATTGACTTCAGTAGTTATCCTTTTCGA TCATTTGTAATAGACCTTCATGACAAGATGACAGGCATCAGCCTCTATGGTGTTGTTACAGATATTATCAAAGAGAAACATGCAGCAGAAGCTCTCTTCTCTCTGAGAATTGAAGATACTACTGGAGCCATTTGGGTGATGCTACATTTTGCCAAATTTTG GTCATTGGGCCGATTAAACTTTGGTCATACAGTTTATATTTCTGGTTTAACATGCTCTATGACAAAGCAAAACCG TCTGGAAGCATTATGGTTTGAGAATGATATTAGATCTTCTTTCTTCATCCTTAGTTGCTTGCCCGCATTGATAAACTCTTCTTGCCTTCATAAAGTCTCAAACCTTTGTGATCTATCTAGCCAGACTAACAGCACACAA ATATGTCGAGTGTGGCTTGACCAAATCGCTCATTGTCATGTTAAAATGTCACATTCTCTTTGTGGTCATTTTGTTACCAAGACCCCTAGTGGGATTTTGGAATGCAACTTATGTCGTTACAGTTGTGATACCGAAGTTATGCGCACTTTCCATCTGAAAATCACTCTTGCAGATGAGAGTGCAAAAGTTTTTGCATGGTGTACTGGTCAAACGGCTGCAGAGTTGCTTCAAATTTCAGCTGATGAATTCCATGAACTGCCTGAG GAAGAACAAGTGATGTATCCTTCTTCGCTAGAGAATGAGAGGTTTGTAGTTGCACTAGTAAATTGCAAGAGGCAGGGTTATGCAATTGGTGATGGTTGTCGTATCCTTGAAAATGATGGTGTGTCATGGGAGATAACTCGTGCATTTAAGTGTGAATAA
- the LOC121242494 gene encoding uncharacterized protein LOC121242494 isoform X2 produces MISLGNYANGTGGVSAMDVDPFLAFIDYARSVLSPADDDSDPNGNCSGPGWSWIASRILKTCVAYSSGVTAAILLSDLSQAWNEQCRAGAPKKRPECINQLKKNHRRTKLPNTVSIDTIYDRNFLSLSSVLEAVIVDAFSLPGTNIYMLTLGDFRSSNTIDLYLHRRYYDLVDPQNGILKKGREILLTGCYLRTAAEGSGCPRLLPTEYLVILLDEEEDDDAMLLGAQFCSDTFSSISPDAVKKGVSFSLLARIESIGSLEFQGRFGSLQRKQITLVDNDGVKLKFVLWGEQVLLANLFSVSSMLALDRPFISNSIESTVETSDDFCLEYGSATQLYLVPSIQHEEQVCVALTQNQYQGPRLLNTLDPSQDPKVSQVSLPCDSRGSIDFSSYPFRSFVIDLHDKMTGISLYGVVTDIIKEKHAAEALFSLRIEDTTGAIWVMLHFAKFWSLGRLNFGHTVYISGLTCSMTKQNRLEALWFENDIRSSFFILSCLPALINSSCLHKVSNLCDLSSQTNSTQMRVQKFLHGVLVKRLQSCFKFQLMNSMNCLRKNK; encoded by the exons ATGATTTCTCTTGGAAACTATGCTAATGGCACTGGCGGTGTCTCAGCTATGGACGTTGATCCGTTTCTCGCGTTCATCGATTATGCGAGGTCTGTGCTCTCTCCCGCAGACGATGATTCGGATCCTAATGGAAACTGCAGTGGCCCCGGGTGGAGCTGGATCGCTTCTCGGATTCTCAAGACTTGCGTTGCCTACTCGAGCGGTGTCACCGCTGCGATTCtgctctctgatctctctcag GCTTGGAACGAGCAATGTAGGGCTGGAGCCCCAAAGAAAAGGCCGGAATGTATAAATCAATTGAAAAAGAACCATAGGAGAACAAAGCTTCCAAACACGGTTTCGATTGACACTATATATGACAGAAACTTCCTTTCCTTGAGTAGCGTCTTGGAAGCTGTTATTGTCGATGCCTTTTCTCTCCCAG GTACAAACATCTACATGCTTACTTTGGGGGATTTTCGAAGCTCCAACACCATAGACCTTTATCTCCACCGCAG ATACTATGATTTGGTGGATCCTCAGAATGGAATTCTGAAGAAAGGGAGGGAGATTTTACTCACTGGATGTTATCTTCGTACAGCTGCCGAAGGATCTGGGTGTCCAAGACTTTTGCCTACAGAGTATTTGGTGATATTGTTAGATGAG GAGGAAGATGACGATGCAATGCTGCTAGGAGCTCAGTTTTGTTCAGATACTTTCTCTTCCATTTCTCCTGATGCGGTAAAAAAAGGGGTTTCCTTTTCATTGCTTGCTAG GATTGAGTCTATTGGGTCATTGGAATTTCAGGGAAGGTTTGGTAGCCTACAGAGGAAACAAATTACACTTGTTGATAATGATGGTGTCAAGTTAAAGTTTGTCTTGTGGGGTGAACAGGTTCTCCTTGCTAACCTTTTCAG TGTCTCAAGTATGCTTGCGCTGGATAGACCTTTTATTTCAAATTCCATAGAGAGTACAGTTGAAACAAGTGATGATTTTTGCCTTGAATACGGTAGTGCGACACAATTATATTTGGTTCCTTCCATTCAACATGAGGAGCAA GTATGTGTAGCAttgacacaaaatcaatatcAAGGACCAAGGCTACTGAATACATTGGATCCTAGTCAGGATCCTAAAGTTTCACAAGTTTCCCTACCCTGTGATTCACGGGGTTCGATTGACTTCAGTAGTTATCCTTTTCGA TCATTTGTAATAGACCTTCATGACAAGATGACAGGCATCAGCCTCTATGGTGTTGTTACAGATATTATCAAAGAGAAACATGCAGCAGAAGCTCTCTTCTCTCTGAGAATTGAAGATACTACTGGAGCCATTTGGGTGATGCTACATTTTGCCAAATTTTG GTCATTGGGCCGATTAAACTTTGGTCATACAGTTTATATTTCTGGTTTAACATGCTCTATGACAAAGCAAAACCG TCTGGAAGCATTATGGTTTGAGAATGATATTAGATCTTCTTTCTTCATCCTTAGTTGCTTGCCCGCATTGATAAACTCTTCTTGCCTTCATAAAGTCTCAAACCTTTGTGATCTATCTAGCCAGACTAACAGCACACAA ATGAGAGTGCAAAAGTTTTTGCATGGTGTACTGGTCAAACGGCTGCAGAGTTGCTTCAAATTTCAGCTGATGAATTCCATGAACTGCCTGAG GAAGAACAAGTGA
- the LOC121239516 gene encoding uncharacterized protein LOC121239516 codes for MPSLQTALPPELANNVIRLYRECLRRAKYIGHRQHNTELLVGMVRQQFKRNMQETDPERIQKLKDDAARGLINHILYESEKMSGRKFSKSF; via the exons ATGCCGTCTCTTCAAACTGCGCTGCCTCCTGAACTTGCCAACAATGTGATTAGA CTTTACCGTGAATGCCTTCGAAGAGCTAAATATATTGGTCATCGG CAACATAATACAGAGCTCCTTGTTGGTATGGTGAGGCAGCAGTTCAAAAGAAACATGCAAGAGACAGATCCAGAAAGGATTCAAAAGTTGAAGGACGA TGCGGCAAGGGGACTTATAAATCACATACTATATGAGTCTGAGAAGATGTCTGGTCGTAAATTCAGCAAGAGCTTTTGA